Proteins from one Bombyx mori chromosome 1, ASM3026992v2 genomic window:
- the LOC101744860 gene encoding major facilitator superfamily domain-containing protein 6: MLPSKMQVNKKLLPIKGHYFFFNAGTAPLVPYLTTYARQLGFSSTTVGLIYTVLPICGLIAKPLFGVIADRFKLQKSIFILFQFVTIISFSAIYFVPHNRPKINVELNCGPAGTVLTSCYKDSPSLDCKIQATGDLNVTSTCKMECNMGNPRMWETVCEYWHLPQYCYSNTDRIRYTSHVTNVTLKDDCAYFSANSVILDGLKFTPRCRIGQNYVDVNEPCSLNCTNENLSSVIGREKANMTCVDRHLNYRLCTNSSLADLTKQNIESDCQADCVLDKKTPWRLMEICEGWHADVTETCYPKTSNDEPFPSKLSFTATLKLSSMISVENCVYIKLKNIIMDNGTIHYPYCEMKTDYQNTSQLFESNCEMNCDNTMVNEIFEESQESTEVEESSQFTSQFWMFFMFMIISWVGQAVVVTFADAICFNLLGTEVAQYGKQRLWGSVGWGIFSFLTGFLIDTFSDGAYKDYTVAFVLMFVFMMGDVIVSCFLKTDSTKMSLNILGDVGTLLTSLPTFVFMMWTVAVGLCTGLLWNFLFWLLEDVSRLSCDSVMYIKTLQGLVSAIQTFFGEIPFLFVSGYILKKVGHVKMMSLVLFAFGVRFILYSFLTNAWWILPIEMLQGITFGMFYPTMTSYASIVSPPGTETTIQGLVGAVFEGVGASLGSFIGGQLYHHYQGWITFRIYGIGSLVCCALHLTVQYVFKDKIQRVGLSQGYVSVFRNEQQNDMVFMLQDMGDRNS; the protein is encoded by the exons ATGCTGCCGTCTAAAATGCAAGTTAACAAAAAACTATTACCTATAAAaggacattatttttttttcaatgctg GCACAGCACCGCTTGTCCCATATTTGACAACATACGCACGGCAATTGGGATTTTCTTCTACAACAGTAGGCTTAATCTATACTGTATTACCAATATGTGGATTGATTGCGAAACCATTGTTCGGTGTTATTGCGGATAG aTTTAAACTGCAGAAatcaatatttatattgtttcaattCGTGACTATAATAAGCTTCTCAGCAATATACTTTGTGCCACACAATCGGCCCAAAATAAATGTAGAACTCAATTGTGGTCCGGCTGGTACAGTTTTAACAAGCTGCTACAAAGATTCACCGTCGTTGGACTGTAAAATTCAAGCAACGGGCGACTTAAATGTCACATCAACCTGCAAG ATGGAGTGTAACATGGGAAACCCGAGGATGTGGGAAACAGTGTGCGAATACTGGCATCTACCTCAGTACTGTTATTCGAACACTGATCGGATACGATATACGTCCCACGTAACAAATGTCACATTAAAGGATGATTGCGCATATTTTTCAGCCAATAGTGTCATTCTGGACG GCTTGAAGTTCACGCCGCGATGTCGGATAGGACAGAACTACGTCGACGTAAACGAGCCGTGTTCGTTAAATTGCACAAATGAAAATCTTTCATCGGTGATCGGGAGGGAAAAAGCGAACATGACTTGTGTGGATCGACATTTGAACTATCGTCTGTGTACGAACTCTAGCCTCGCGGATTTGACTAAACAAAACATAGAAAGTGACTGTCAG gcaGATTGTGTTCTGGATAAAAAAACTCCTTGGCGTTTAATGGAAATTTGCGAGGGATGGCATGCTGACGTCACCGAAACGTGCTACCCAAAGACGAGTAATGACGAACCGTTTCCATCTAAATTATCATTCACGGCCACGTTGAAGTTGTCGTCAATGATATCGGTGGAGAATTGTGTTTACATCAAACTAAAGAACATCATAATGGACAATg GTACCATACATTATCCTTATTGTGAAATGAAAACTGATTATCAAAACACTTCACAGTTGTTCGAGTCCAATTGCGAAATGAACTGCGATAACACTATG GTAAATGAGATATTCGAAGAATCTCAAGAGAGTACTGAAGTGGAGGAGAGCTCACAGTTCACAAGTCAGTTTTGGATGTTTTTCATGTTTATGATCATTAGTTGGGTGGGACAGGCCGTCGTTGTGACTTTCGCTGATGCTATTTGTTTCAATTTACTTG GTACCGAAGTCGCCCAATACGGAAAACAGAGGCTATGGGGCTCGGTAGGTTGGGGTATATTCTCGTTCCTAACTGGTTTTCTCATCGACACATTCAGCGACGGCGCGTACAAGGATTACACGGTGGCGTTCGTGCTGATGTTTGTATTTATGATGGGAGACGTCATCGTTTCATGTTTTTTGAAG ACCGACTCGACAAAGATGTCGTTGAACATCTTGGGTGACGTCGGAACCCTTCTGACCTCGCTACCCACTTTCGTATTCATGATGTGGACGGTGGCGGTGGGATTGTGCACGGGATTGTTGTGGAACTTTCTGTTTTGGCTCCTCGAAGACGTTTCGCGTTTATCTTGCGACAGTGTTATGTACATAAAAACACTGCAGGGCTTGGTAAGCGCGATCCAAACGTTCTTCGGCGAGATACCTTTCTTGTTCGTGTCAG GTTATATCTTGAAGAAAGTCGGACACGTGAAGATGATGAGTCTGGTCTTGTTCGCCTTCGGTGTTAGATTCATACTATACTCGTTTCTAACGAACGCCTGGTGGATCCTACCAATAGAGATGCTTCAGGGTATCACTTTTGGGATGTTCTACCCGACCATGACGTCATATGCTAGTATAGTATCACCACCGGGCACAGAAACTACCATACAG GGCCTCGTCGGTGCCGTTTTCGAGGGCGTTGGCGCTTCTCTTGGTAGTTTCATAGGCGGACAATTGTACCATCACTATCAGGGCTGGATCACGTTCCGTATATACGGAATAGGTTCGCTTGTCTGTTGCGCGCTGCACTTGACCGTGCAGTACGTGTTCAAAGACAAAATTCAACGTGTCGGACTTTCTCAAG GTTACGTATCGGTGTTTCGGAACGAACAACAAAACGACATGGTATTTATGCTCCAAGACATGGGAGACAGGAATTcgtaa